The sequence GTCTTGGCATAGCCGACTTCGGCGATCACCTCGATCGCGGCCTGCACGATCTGCGCACGCCGGGCCGACTCGGTGAACGTCCGCCCCGAGCTTTGCTTGCTCGGGCTGCCTTTTGCTTGCATGAGCAAGACTGTAGGGCGTTCTGCTCACGCAAGCAAGAGACTTTGCTTGATTGAGCAAGGCGCGGTGCCGTCCGTCGTCCGTCGTCCGCCGCGCATGCCACGGGGCGGGGCCGCCCCGCAGGGCGATCCCGTACGGCGCGGCTCGGGCGATGCTCTCCGGCGGGCGCAGTGGGGTGGACGCGTCGCGTCAGCGCGGGGTGATCGCGATACCTTCGGGCTCGTGCCCGGTCGGCAGGGTGGCGCGGAGCCGCGCGACGAAGGGGTCGATCACCGACACGGTGTCGGATTCTTCGTTGGTCACCCACACCCGCCTGCCGTCAGGCGTGATCGCGACACCCTGCGGCTTGACGCCGACATGAACGTGGCCGGTGATGGTACCGGTGGGGACGTCGACGATCAGCAGACAGTCCCGGGCGGAATCGGCGACGTAAAGGTGCCTGCCGTCCGGGCTGACCGCGTTGCCCAGCGGCGCCCGGCCGCCCGGCAGGATGGCCACCACGCTGTCGGTGTCGGGGTCGATGACCGACACCGTGCCGGAACCGGTGTTGGACACGAACACCCGGTCGCCGGAGGGCGTCGAACTGATCCCGCTGGGGAAGTCTCCGACCCGGATGGTCCGGATCACATGCTCCTCCGGGTCGAGCACGGTCACCGCGTGCCCGCCGTTGTCCGTCACATAGGCGCGTCCGTCCGGCACGGTGGTGATGCTGTGCGGCAGCGGCCCCACCCGTACGGAGTCGACCACCTGGCGGTCATGGGCATTGATGACCGAGACGGTGTCCGAGCCGAAGTTGGCCACCAGTACCTCGCGGCCGTCGCGGGTCGGCGTCGCCGCGAAGGGCCGCCGCTGGACCCCCACGGTGTCCGTGGGCAGCCGGTGGTTGGTCTCGATGAAGGTGACGGAGTCGGAACGGCCGTTGGCGACGTAGGCCTCGTCGCCGTCCGGAGACACTCCCACGCCGGTCGGGCCATGGCCCACCTGGACGGCGCCGACCTGGCGTTCCAGTTGGGTGTCATAGACGGAGACGGTTCGCGAGCCGCTGTTGGCCACATAGGCGCTGACGCGGATGGGGAAGCGCGCCAGATGTCGGGGCGTGCGGGCGGGCGGCGAGCCGGTCGCGGCCAGTACGCAGGGCAGGAGCAGGGCGGCGGCCGAGGTCCAACAGAGGTGACGACTGCGACGCGAGAGTCGCGCTCTGCGCGGACGGCGCCCGCCCCGTGCGGTGCCGGGCGGGGCGCCGACGGGATGAAGGGGATGCATGAATGCTCTCCTGAATCAGCCGTAGTGATCATTGTGGTCCCACAAGATCAGGCATCTGGAGAGCAGGCATCTCGGGATCCCGCATGCGGGTACCGGCGGCCGGTACCCGCCGATGCCCCGTCGGAGTGAACGCTGCGCGGCCGCAGGGGCATATGCCCCGGCCCGACCCCGGTCTCCACGGGGCGCAGGACGGCGGACGGGTGGATGGCGGGACTGATGGGCGAACGGGCGGCGGCGCGGACGCCCGGACGGGCGGATGGCGGTCGGGCGCACCGGTGCGGGGCCCGCTGCGCAAGGTGTCAGTCGAGCGCCGCCAGCAACTGCTTGCCGAACTCCTTCGGGTGCTCGGTGCATCCCAGATGCCCGCCCGGGAATTCCAGGACCTCCCTGCCCAGCAGTTCCGCCAGTCGAACGACCGGTCCGTACAGCGGCACCTGACCGCGAGAGTCCCGCCCCGCCGCCGGTATCAGCCGGTCTGCGACGCGTCGCAGAGCGACGAGGTCCGGGACGGTCGAGGAGAAGGGGCACAGCATGTGCCCCAGGAACACCGGGAGGTTGGCGTGCATCCGTGGGGCCATCTCCTGGATCTCCGGCGGCAGTTCGGTGGTCCGCTCCGTCGGCCGTCCCCCCAGCGCCTGGCTGAAACGGGCCATCGCCGCACCGGCCCCGTCCGTCCGGAAGACGTCCCGCACCTCGGCGAAGAGCGCCCGGTGCGGCGCCGGATCGTCCAGGAGCTCCAGCAGCGGCGGCTCGTGGACGACCACCCGGCGCAGCCGCTCCGGATGCCGGGCCAGCAGGTCGACCGCGACGATGGCGCCGGAGCTGCTGCCGTAGACGTAGGCGTCCTCGTCGGGTGAGAGCGCTTGGAGCAGCCGGTGTGCGTCGTCGCTCCACACCTCCACCCGCTGGTCGGTGAGCGGGCCGTCGAGCGGGCTACGGGACAGGCCGCGCGGGTCGAAGGAGACGACGGTGTACCGGGCGGCGAGGTCGTCCGCCATGCCCGCGTACAGTCCGGCGTCCGCGGCGCCGCCCGGTATCAGCAGCAGGACCGGTCCGCTGCCGCGCCGCTCGTAGTGCAGGGTCGCGCCGGGCACCTTGAGGGTGCCGGTGGTGGGCTGGTTCATCGGGTGGTGCTCCCATCGTGTCGGGACGGCCAGTTCTCCAGGAGGACGTGGAGCGCGTCGAGCGCACGCGACCAGGACTCCTGTACGGCGCGGGGGTGTCCGAAACCGCCGCTGAGCTCCAGGTGGATATAGCCGTGGAAGGTGCTGCGCAGCAGGCGGCCGGCGTCGGTCAGGTCGGGCTCGGTGAGGCCGTAGCCGCGCAGCATGCCGTAGGTCAGCTCGACGCTGCGGCGGAGCCCCTCGGAGTCGGCGATCTCCTCCGGGGCGAACCGCATCTGGGTCGCGGTGTAGCGGCCGGGGTGCGCGAGGGCGTACCCCCGATAGGCGTCGGCGAAGGCGACGAGCGCCTCCTTGCCCGCCCGGCCCGCCACCGCCGCCCCGATACGGTCCGTCATCTCCCGGGAAGCCAGGAGGGCGACCCGTACGCGCAGGTCCCGCAGATTCTTCACATGCGAGTACAGGCTGGCGTCCTTGACCCCGAAGCGCCGCGCGAGCGCGGACACCGTGACCTTGTCGAGCCCGACCTCGTCCGCCAACTCCGCGGCCGCCTCGGTCAGCTTGGCTGCGGTGAGCCCTGCGCGTGCCATCGCCACCTCCGACTTCTCTACCTAGAGCCTCTAGGTTAAAACCTAGCATGTCTAGGCAGGGTCGGGGTGCGCATCGGCCGACCATCGCCCCTTGGGGCGACGCCCCATCTAGACCCCCGATATCACCCATCGGAAGGGCAATTTCGGCCATCAACTCCTCTGGCTACCCTCAAATTCCGCTCAAATGTAATGACAGCAATACGCGCCGTTCATTATTGTCTGCCCATTCGAGACAGGACGGAGTAAATCGATGACCGCCGTATCGGTGACCCTGAATCCCGTGTTGGCGGAGAAGGATCTTGTCGTCAGGAGTGGCCGTCGGCTATCGCTCCTTGGGCAGGTCGAACAGTCGGCCGGCGCCGACTCCATCGAGCCTTTCGGTCAAAGTCTCCGGGCCCGCTCTGGCAAACGCGATAACCGGTGTATTCGGCGGGCTGCTTCCCGCCGCGGATGCCCCGCGCATCATCGCCCCTAGCAGTACCGACCCGATGCCCGGTAAGCAGCGCATCGCGCCCCGCGGATCTGCCCGCCGGCCGCTGCGCAGGGCGCCCGTGCCTGCATCGTCGGGTGCTACGGACGGATGCCGTCACCGCCGTGCCCGGACAGCGCGGTCGGCCGCCCCCTCAACGCACACATATCGACCTCACCCCTCTCCGGAGAATCCATGAGCCTCAGACGCCCGTGCATTGCTGCGACAATTGCCGTATGCGCCCTCGCCGTTGCGGGCTGCTCTGACACCCAGTCAGCGCAGCCTTCCGACGTCAACACCGCTGCGAGTTTCGCCAGCGGTTCGTCGATGGACAAGCTGCGGGCGTCCGGTCGCATCAGGATCGGCGTGAAGTTCGACCAGCCGGGGATGGGCTACAAGAAGGCCGGTTCACACGAACCGAGCGGTTTCGATATCGAGATCGCAAAGATCGTGGCCGGGGGACTGGGAATCCAGCCGAACAAGATCCAATGGGTCCAGACCACGTCGCAGAACCGGGAGAAGTTTCTGGAGTCCGGGAAAGTCGACTTGGTGGTCGCCTCTTACACGATGAACAACGCGCGCCGTGCGGTTGTGGGACAGGCGGGTCCCTACTTCGTCACCGGCCAGCAGCTGTTGGTGCGCAAGGACCGTGGCATCTCCGGCGCGAAAGACGTCAAGGGCAAGAAAGTCTGCGCGGCCAAGGGCTCGACCTCGGTCCGCGCCATCAAAAACTCCTACCAAGCCACTCCCGTCCAGCTCGCGACGTACGGCCAATGCGTTGCGCAACTGAGGGGCGGCTCGGTGGATGCCGTCTCCACCGACGGCGCCATCCTGCTCGGATATGCCGCACAGGACCCTCGGGAGCTGGAAGTTGTCGGGGAACCGATCGACGAGGCCGGTTACGGAGTGGGCTACCGCAAGGGCGACACGGGGATGTGCAACTTCATCGACGACACCCTGCAGAAGGCGTTCCGGAACGGATCGTGGGACAACGCCTTGATGACCACACTCTGGAAGACGTCGGGGCTGCTGCCCAGGCACCCGGACGTCATGGAATCCTGCACCGGCTCCGGCACGGCGTCGTAGGACGCCCGGCGGGCTCTTCGGAGGGGCGGCGCGGGAGGGGGGCTCCCGGTGCCGCCGCCGACGAGAGCGAGAACGGTGCCGGGAGCGGCACCGTCGAGGGCGGGGCCGGTGACGCGGGGCCGGTGATCAGCCTCGGCCCGCGTTCTTCTCCTGCTCCGCCTGCTCCCGCTTCTTCTCCTTGATGCGCGCCCCTTCCTTGCGGACCTCGGCCTGCGTGGCGCGCTCCTTCTGGAGCCACTCGGGGCTTTCCGCCTTCAGCGCCTCGATCTGCTCCGTGGTCAGAGCCTCGGTGATCCCGCCGCGGGCAAGACCGGAGATGGAGACGCCCAGCTTCGCCGCGACCACCGGCCGGGGGTGCGGGCCGTTGAGCCGCAGCTCGCGCAGCCACTCGGGCGGCTCCGCCTGGAGCGCGTTCAGCTCGGCGCGGGAGACCACGCCCTCCTGGAACTCGGCGGGGGTGGCCTCGAGGTACACACCCAGCTTCTTGGCCGCGGTGGCGGGCTTCATCGTCTGGGTGCTCTGGTGCGACTTCATGGTGTCAAGGGTATCGAGCGCATGCACGGTCTTTGACCACGGTCGGCGCCCACGGCCCGTGACCTCGCCTGTGACCACAACCGGTAGCCTGGCGGAGTGACAGGCTCCGAAGCATCCCCGTCGTTCCGGCTCGCTTACGTCCCGGGAGTGACGCCCGCCAAGTGGGTGCGGATCTGGAACGAACGCCTGCCGGACGTCCCGCTGACCCTCCTCCAGGTACCCGCCGCCGAGGCGGCCGACGTCCTGCGGGACGGTGGCGCGGACGCGGGTCTGCTGCGGCTGCCGGTCGACCGGACGGACCTCAGCGCGATCCCGCTCTACACCGAGACGACGGTGGTCGTGGTCCCGAAGGACCACCTCGTGGCCGCGGTCGACGAGGTGACCGCCGAGGATCTGGCCGACGACATCGTGCTGCACCCCCTCGACGACACCCTCGACTGGGAGCGGCCGCCGGGACGGCCGGCGTTCGAGCGGCCCGCCACCACGGAGGACGCCATCGAGCTGGTGGCGGCGGGTGTGGGGCTCCTCGTCGTCCCGCAGTCTCTCGCGCGCCTGTACCACCGCAGGGACCTCACGTACCGCCCGGTCACGGCCACGCCCGAGTCACGGGTTGCGCTGTCGTGGCGGGAGGACGAGACCACCGATCTGGTGGACGACTTCATCGGCATCGTCCGGGGGCGGACCGTCAACAGCACACGCGGCCGTCGCCAGGCCGCCCCGTCCGCTTCGGCAGAGCCCCAGCGGAAGCAGCCCGCGAAGGACGGTGCGCGGCGAAAGCCGGCGGCCGGGAAGCCGTCCGCACGGGGTGCGCGGAGGGGGTCCGGCGGCCCCAAGGGCGGTAAGCGCGGCAAGCCTCGCCGTTAGGAGCGGCTCGGCCCGCCGGGGGCGGCCGGCTTGGCCTGCGTCGGGTCCTCTCGCCTATGCCCCGGGGGCGCCCGCGCGCAGGCCGTCCATGACGAGGTCGAGGAGGCGGTTGGCGCGGGAGTGCCAATCGGTATGGGGATCGATCTGCCAGAGGCCGGCGATGGCGAGCAGGAAGTCGTCGGGGGTCACCCCGGGGCGGATGGTGCCCGCTTCCTCGTTCGCGGCCAGCAGGAGGGCGAGAGCCGAGGTCAGCGAGCCGCGTGCGAGACCGGCCAGGCTGCCCTGCGTACTGGCGGCCTTGCGCATCGCGTCCGCGAGCCCGGCCTTGGCCATGGCGTACTGGGCGAGGCGGTCCATCCAGGCGCGCAGCGCCTGATCGGGG is a genomic window of Streptomyces gilvosporeus containing:
- a CDS encoding TetR/AcrR family transcriptional regulator — translated: MQPKKDAPLRSDAQRNRERILEVALEELTRSADAPLSAIAKKAGVGQGTFYRNFPNRESLVLEVYRHEVQQVSASAAQLLAHRAPDQALRAWMDRLAQYAMAKAGLADAMRKAASTQGSLAGLARGSLTSALALLLAANEEAGTIRPGVTPDDFLLAIAGLWQIDPHTDWHSRANRLLDLVMDGLRAGAPGA
- a CDS encoding glutamate ABC transporter substrate-binding protein, which codes for MSLRRPCIAATIAVCALAVAGCSDTQSAQPSDVNTAASFASGSSMDKLRASGRIRIGVKFDQPGMGYKKAGSHEPSGFDIEIAKIVAGGLGIQPNKIQWVQTTSQNREKFLESGKVDLVVASYTMNNARRAVVGQAGPYFVTGQQLLVRKDRGISGAKDVKGKKVCAAKGSTSVRAIKNSYQATPVQLATYGQCVAQLRGGSVDAVSTDGAILLGYAAQDPRELEVVGEPIDEAGYGVGYRKGDTGMCNFIDDTLQKAFRNGSWDNALMTTLWKTSGLLPRHPDVMESCTGSGTAS
- a CDS encoding beta-propeller fold lactonase family protein, whose product is MHPLHPVGAPPGTARGGRRPRRARLSRRSRHLCWTSAAALLLPCVLAATGSPPARTPRHLARFPIRVSAYVANSGSRTVSVYDTQLERQVGAVQVGHGPTGVGVSPDGDEAYVANGRSDSVTFIETNHRLPTDTVGVQRRPFAATPTRDGREVLVANFGSDTVSVINAHDRQVVDSVRVGPLPHSITTVPDGRAYVTDNGGHAVTVLDPEEHVIRTIRVGDFPSGISSTPSGDRVFVSNTGSGTVSVIDPDTDSVVAILPGGRAPLGNAVSPDGRHLYVADSARDCLLIVDVPTGTITGHVHVGVKPQGVAITPDGRRVWVTNEESDTVSVIDPFVARLRATLPTGHEPEGIAITPR
- a CDS encoding TetR/AcrR family transcriptional regulator, which encodes MARAGLTAAKLTEAAAELADEVGLDKVTVSALARRFGVKDASLYSHVKNLRDLRVRVALLASREMTDRIGAAVAGRAGKEALVAFADAYRGYALAHPGRYTATQMRFAPEEIADSEGLRRSVELTYGMLRGYGLTEPDLTDAGRLLRSTFHGYIHLELSGGFGHPRAVQESWSRALDALHVLLENWPSRHDGSTTR
- a CDS encoding DUF5997 family protein, with product MKSHQSTQTMKPATAAKKLGVYLEATPAEFQEGVVSRAELNALQAEPPEWLRELRLNGPHPRPVVAAKLGVSISGLARGGITEALTTEQIEALKAESPEWLQKERATQAEVRKEGARIKEKKREQAEQEKNAGRG
- a CDS encoding alpha/beta fold hydrolase; this encodes MNQPTTGTLKVPGATLHYERRGSGPVLLLIPGGAADAGLYAGMADDLAARYTVVSFDPRGLSRSPLDGPLTDQRVEVWSDDAHRLLQALSPDEDAYVYGSSSGAIVAVDLLARHPERLRRVVVHEPPLLELLDDPAPHRALFAEVRDVFRTDGAGAAMARFSQALGGRPTERTTELPPEIQEMAPRMHANLPVFLGHMLCPFSSTVPDLVALRRVADRLIPAAGRDSRGQVPLYGPVVRLAELLGREVLEFPGGHLGCTEHPKEFGKQLLAALD
- a CDS encoding LysR family substrate-binding domain-containing protein, which encodes MTGSEASPSFRLAYVPGVTPAKWVRIWNERLPDVPLTLLQVPAAEAADVLRDGGADAGLLRLPVDRTDLSAIPLYTETTVVVVPKDHLVAAVDEVTAEDLADDIVLHPLDDTLDWERPPGRPAFERPATTEDAIELVAAGVGLLVVPQSLARLYHRRDLTYRPVTATPESRVALSWREDETTDLVDDFIGIVRGRTVNSTRGRRQAAPSASAEPQRKQPAKDGARRKPAAGKPSARGARRGSGGPKGGKRGKPRR